From the Terriglobales bacterium genome, one window contains:
- the argF gene encoding ornithine carbamoyltransferase: MKPQTIRAANPNPAPLPIEQPVWCEDLISIADLGPSGVRTVLDLTLLLKARPADFRGALAGKQIALFFEKPSLRTRMTFEAGIDALGGTSFFYDQRDARLGAREKLSDIAHNLERWIDGVVLRTFAHATITEMAANAKIPVINALSELEHPCQALADYCTLQEKFSDLKTVKLAYVGDGNNVAHSLLLAAACTGGKISVATPAGYEPLPSVVDAARAIASETGAVLKTMTDPEAAVEGADAIYTDVWASMGQEAESEQRKRIFEPYRVDKRLMAGAAKHAVFMHCLPAHRGDEVTDAVIDSSRSVVFDQAENRLHAQKAVMLILLGGGVTRFSPRRNGHA, translated from the coding sequence TTGAAACCACAGACCATCCGTGCCGCCAATCCGAACCCCGCGCCGCTGCCCATCGAGCAGCCGGTGTGGTGCGAGGACCTGATCTCGATCGCCGACCTGGGGCCGAGCGGCGTCCGCACCGTGCTCGACCTCACGCTGCTGCTGAAGGCGCGGCCGGCGGACTTCCGCGGCGCGCTCGCCGGCAAGCAGATCGCGCTGTTCTTCGAGAAGCCGTCGCTGCGCACGCGCATGACGTTCGAGGCGGGCATCGACGCGCTCGGCGGCACGTCGTTCTTCTACGACCAGCGCGACGCGCGGCTGGGCGCGCGCGAGAAGCTCTCCGACATCGCGCACAACCTGGAGCGCTGGATCGACGGCGTGGTGCTGCGGACGTTCGCGCACGCGACCATCACGGAGATGGCGGCGAACGCGAAGATCCCGGTCATCAATGCGCTCAGCGAGCTGGAGCACCCGTGCCAGGCGCTGGCGGACTACTGCACGCTGCAGGAGAAGTTCAGCGACCTGAAGACGGTGAAGCTGGCGTACGTGGGCGACGGCAACAACGTGGCGCACTCGCTGCTGCTGGCGGCGGCGTGCACGGGCGGGAAGATCTCGGTCGCGACACCGGCGGGCTACGAGCCGCTGCCGTCGGTGGTCGACGCGGCGCGCGCGATCGCGAGCGAGACCGGCGCGGTCCTCAAGACGATGACCGACCCGGAAGCCGCGGTCGAGGGCGCCGATGCCATCTACACCGACGTGTGGGCGAGCATGGGGCAGGAGGCGGAGAGCGAGCAGCGCAAGCGCATCTTCGAGCCCTACCGCGTGGACAAGCGCCTGATGGCGGGCGCGGCGAAGCACGCCGTGTTCATGCACTGCCTGCCGGCGCATCGCGGCGACGAGGTCACCGACGCCGTGATCGATTCCTCGCGCTCGGTCGTCTTCGACCAGGCGGAGAACCGGCTGCACGCGCAGAAAGCGGTGATGCTGATCCTGTTGGGCGGAGGCGTCACGCGCTTCTCGCCGCGGAGGAACGGACATGCCTAA